A genomic region of Clostridiaceae bacterium contains the following coding sequences:
- a CDS encoding extracellular solute-binding protein, with translation MKKRIFAILLCLCMIVACFAGCGGKKANDSNVPSTSGGDKTSTGDSAPNYSGRVLDVLFMVGGQRQMADPILAKLEEVLPGLETKVVYDHNAADILRSRVMANDAPDIFDVNAGMYDYYAAIEEGVMKPLDFLYDVPCVDDPSKTLGDILNFSMMTFGYVDGKHYCISDTVYTSGLWYDANMFREMGWEVPETWDEFVALGEKAKAAGKYLLCYSTKYGQEYFYNYWFNPLVCSIDINAFGKLQRLEENAYSDPAIREALERTKMLIDKGYVDTVSGTLEITETQMEFCNGNVVFYPCGSWLEAEMEGNWPDDFELTYMPFPANKKGDPSYLAVAGVVSAVSATTKNEDLVKEYYRYMLSHKETTRKVVEITMNGLAIADFAKNFGDLLPHSVSSSWAAIDAGKCIGIRDLSRSFYPGVRDVITNSITAFNAGELDVDGYIKALNEFYNKTRNDDSIIKRDYDMSAIMKALSEYNAKK, from the coding sequence TGCAATACTGCTGTGCCTTTGCATGATAGTTGCTTGTTTTGCAGGTTGCGGCGGTAAGAAGGCAAATGATTCAAATGTACCTTCAACATCAGGAGGAGACAAAACCAGCACAGGAGACTCTGCTCCAAATTACAGCGGACGTGTATTGGATGTATTATTCATGGTTGGTGGACAGCGCCAGATGGCAGACCCCATTCTTGCCAAACTGGAAGAAGTGCTTCCCGGGCTTGAAACCAAAGTGGTATACGATCATAATGCAGCTGACATTTTAAGAAGCCGTGTTATGGCAAATGATGCTCCTGATATTTTCGACGTTAATGCTGGTATGTATGACTACTATGCTGCCATCGAAGAGGGAGTTATGAAGCCCCTTGATTTTCTCTATGATGTTCCCTGTGTAGATGACCCGTCAAAGACTTTAGGAGATATTTTAAACTTCTCAATGATGACATTTGGTTATGTTGACGGTAAACACTACTGTATAAGCGATACTGTTTATACTTCAGGACTTTGGTATGATGCCAACATGTTCAGAGAAATGGGATGGGAAGTACCTGAAACCTGGGATGAGTTTGTAGCTCTCGGAGAAAAGGCAAAAGCTGCAGGCAAATACCTACTTTGCTATTCAACAAAATATGGTCAGGAATATTTCTACAACTACTGGTTTAATCCATTGGTATGCTCAATTGATATTAACGCATTTGGTAAATTGCAGCGTTTAGAGGAAAATGCTTATAGTGATCCTGCAATCAGAGAAGCTTTGGAAAGAACCAAAATGCTTATTGATAAAGGATATGTAGACACTGTTTCCGGTACTCTGGAAATTACAGAAACCCAGATGGAATTCTGTAATGGAAATGTAGTGTTCTATCCCTGCGGTTCCTGGCTGGAAGCTGAAATGGAAGGCAACTGGCCGGACGATTTTGAACTTACTTATATGCCTTTCCCCGCAAATAAGAAAGGAGATCCTTCTTACCTGGCTGTTGCAGGTGTTGTTAGTGCTGTATCTGCAACCACTAAGAATGAAGATCTTGTAAAAGAATACTACCGTTATATGCTTTCTCATAAGGAAACTACCAGAAAAGTAGTAGAAATTACAATGAATGGACTTGCAATTGCTGATTTTGCAAAGAATTTCGGTGATTTGCTGCCACATTCAGTATCTTCATCATGGGCTGCAATTGACGCAGGAAAATGTATAGGTATCCGTGATTTGTCAAGGTCCTTCTATCCTGGAGTCAGAGATGTTATCACAAATTCAATCACTGCTTTTAACGCAGGAGAATTAGATGTAGATGGATACATTAAAGCACTGAATGAATTCTATAATAAAACACGCAATGATGATTCCATAATTAAGCGCGACTATGATATGTCAGCAATTATGAAAGCATTATCAGAGTACAATGCAAAAAAATAA
- a CDS encoding sugar ABC transporter permease — translation MSNIFSKIKSNISAQQSGELAAYSTMRSRKTQRNIFLAMTILPGLLLYTIFRFIPAFIGLGISAFDWKGVTLNMKFVGFGNYERLIQDKEFLISVYNHMYLFVFNTLIVFSLAIALSVLLTSNNLRERNFYRVMFFFPTVVPAVIINILWMSVYNPNIGMLNGILELIGLTGKNWLGDGKIVKNSILFVMVWRSLGFYMVLFMAAILNIPVSLFEAAHIDGCTGIRKVFKITIPLMWEQVRTALMFFVVTSCGVGFNVVFMMTKGGPNLASEIMTTYMYRISFGGQSRFGYASAVAMAILFITTTLTLIIMKVTERESFEM, via the coding sequence ATGAGCAATATTTTTTCAAAAATCAAAAGTAATATTTCAGCGCAACAATCTGGTGAATTAGCAGCTTATTCAACTATGCGGAGCCGTAAAACACAACGAAATATTTTTCTGGCTATGACCATATTACCAGGATTGCTGCTATACACGATTTTTCGTTTCATTCCTGCATTTATCGGTCTTGGAATAAGCGCCTTTGACTGGAAAGGCGTTACCCTTAATATGAAGTTTGTGGGTTTTGGCAATTATGAAAGACTTATTCAGGATAAGGAATTTTTAATTTCAGTTTATAACCATATGTATTTATTTGTTTTTAATACATTAATTGTTTTTTCACTTGCGATTGCATTATCGGTGCTTTTGACAAGTAATAATCTGAGGGAAAGAAATTTTTACAGGGTTATGTTTTTCTTTCCTACTGTTGTACCGGCAGTTATCATTAATATTTTGTGGATGAGTGTTTATAATCCGAATATAGGTATGTTAAATGGTATTCTTGAGTTGATTGGCTTGACTGGGAAAAATTGGCTGGGAGATGGCAAAATTGTAAAGAATTCAATACTTTTTGTTATGGTGTGGAGGTCATTGGGATTCTATATGGTGCTATTTATGGCAGCCATATTAAATATTCCAGTATCGTTATTTGAAGCAGCTCATATAGATGGCTGTACAGGAATTAGAAAAGTATTTAAAATCACCATACCTCTTATGTGGGAACAGGTAAGAACTGCCCTGATGTTCTTTGTAGTTACATCCTGCGGAGTTGGTTTCAATGTAGTCTTCATGATGACCAAAGGCGGGCCTAATCTTGCATCGGAAATTATGACAACGTATATGTACAGAATATCCTTTGGAGGTCAAAGCAGGTTTGGTTATGCATCTGCTGTGGCAATGGCTATTTTATTTATTACAACTACTCTTACACTGATAATTATGAAGGTTACCGAGCGTGAATCATTTGAAATGTAG
- a CDS encoding carbohydrate ABC transporter permease, with protein MKKIRSAKRTQRLINGIVRIPMILYLTSIVVPFFFMLMNSFKSNREFYSNFWSIPQKLLIENYAKGLELSGILYLFKNTVYVVIFASIINIFFASMLSYSISRTGFKYSGALYKYLLIGMLTPGIICIIPVFFVVRVLGLYNTREALIIVYSAFNMSFSVFVMYSFFKTLPKDLEESAYIDGATYFQTFWKIMFPLAKPGIITIGIFGFLDYWNDYLLAMVLVVEEKLKTVSQGVMKMQAAQAVKTEWGPLFAVCMMAMLPVLLVYAFGQSKLTAGLTAGAVKG; from the coding sequence ATGAAAAAAATAAGATCGGCTAAGAGAACTCAAAGGTTAATAAATGGTATAGTACGCATCCCTATGATTCTTTATCTTACCAGTATTGTTGTTCCTTTTTTCTTCATGCTTATGAACTCATTTAAAAGCAATAGGGAGTTTTATAGTAACTTTTGGAGTATACCTCAAAAGCTTCTTATAGAAAACTATGCTAAAGGTCTGGAGTTATCGGGAATTTTATACCTTTTTAAAAATACTGTTTATGTGGTAATTTTTGCGTCAATAATAAATATTTTTTTCGCTTCAATGCTTTCATATTCCATATCCAGGACTGGTTTTAAGTATTCCGGTGCATTATATAAATATCTTCTTATAGGAATGCTTACACCAGGTATTATATGTATAATTCCTGTGTTCTTTGTAGTTAGGGTTTTAGGTTTGTATAACACAAGGGAAGCGCTTATCATAGTGTATTCGGCTTTTAACATGTCCTTTTCGGTTTTTGTAATGTACTCTTTCTTTAAAACTCTTCCCAAAGATTTGGAAGAATCAGCATATATCGATGGTGCAACCTACTTTCAGACATTTTGGAAGATAATGTTTCCATTGGCAAAACCCGGAATTATTACTATAGGTATTTTTGGATTTCTTGATTATTGGAATGATTACCTCTTGGCAATGGTTCTCGTAGTAGAAGAAAAATTAAAAACTGTATCTCAGGGAGTTATGAAAATGCAGGCAGCTCAAGCGGTAAAAACCGAGTGGGGCCCACTTTTTGCAGTTTGCATGATGGCAATGCTTCCGGTTCTCCTGGTATATGCTTTTGGTCAGAGTAAACTTACAGCAGGCCTCACCGCCGGAGCGGTAAAAGGGTAA
- a CDS encoding M20/M25/M40 family metallo-hydrolase, which yields MKILESEITKLAGEYRDKVLELTKELCTIPSPSGNEISKVRFIKVLLDKTYGGGAVIDEEDNLVYKMKGRNSEKCILISAHTDTVFPENTPLVIRQEGNRLYCPSILDNSINCAALFYGIGVLKDIGIMPEYDMIFAFNSGEEGTGNLRGIRKLVKTYGKSLLLVMSLDLGYQEVITRAVGSSRYRVTVKTEGGHSWFASDRVNSIAVLAQIISRIYEIPMGNNPKTTYNAGVISGGRSVNTVAPEASLLLDIRSENNQSLENLKSMIMSIIDEARGQDRTIEVTNIGDRPCGDGKVSPIVSNIINYVNKKFDMAPEEIAASTDANIPLSYGIPAFVTGVAVGENAHSMDEYIEQDSVEKGLEIFFTYLLEIGKGTFLP from the coding sequence TTGAAAATTTTAGAATCTGAAATTACAAAGCTTGCCGGCGAATACAGGGATAAGGTGCTTGAGCTCACAAAAGAGCTGTGCACCATCCCCTCTCCTTCTGGAAATGAAATTTCCAAGGTGCGTTTTATAAAAGTGCTCCTGGACAAGACCTATGGTGGCGGGGCAGTAATTGATGAGGAAGACAACCTGGTATATAAAATGAAGGGCAGGAATTCAGAAAAGTGTATCCTAATTTCTGCTCATACCGATACAGTTTTTCCTGAAAACACACCACTTGTAATCCGTCAGGAAGGTAACAGGCTTTACTGCCCGTCTATTTTGGACAATTCAATAAACTGTGCAGCCCTTTTCTATGGAATTGGTGTTTTAAAAGACATTGGTATTATGCCTGAATATGACATGATATTTGCTTTTAATTCCGGAGAGGAGGGGACAGGCAATTTAAGAGGCATCCGGAAACTGGTGAAAACTTATGGCAAAAGCCTTCTTCTTGTTATGTCGCTGGATTTGGGATATCAGGAGGTTATTACCCGCGCTGTAGGCTCAAGCCGTTACCGTGTAACTGTTAAGACTGAAGGAGGCCATAGCTGGTTTGCATCAGATAGAGTAAACTCCATTGCTGTGCTTGCGCAGATCATTAGCAGGATTTATGAAATACCCATGGGAAATAATCCAAAAACCACATATAATGCAGGGGTAATTTCCGGAGGCAGGAGTGTCAATACAGTTGCACCGGAAGCAAGTTTGCTTCTGGATATTCGTTCAGAAAATAACCAATCTCTCGAAAATTTAAAATCAATGATTATGAGTATTATTGATGAGGCAAGGGGACAAGACAGGACTATAGAGGTTACAAATATTGGTGACAGACCCTGTGGTGATGGCAAAGTTTCACCTATAGTTAGCAATATTATTAATTATGTAAACAAAAAGTTTGACATGGCTCCTGAAGAGATTGCTGCCTCCACAGATGCAAATATTCCATTGTCTTATGGAATACCGGCATTCGTAACAGGTGTTGCTGTTGGAGAAAATGCACATTCGATGGATGAGTACATTGAACAGGATTCGGTGGAAAAGGGCCTGGAGATATTTTTTACTTATTTATTGGAAATAGGGAAGGGGACATTCCTTCCCTAA
- a CDS encoding FAD-binding oxidoreductase, producing MQYNKVTESDINYFKSICSPDRVFSGEEINDDYSHDEMAIYGKFMPEVVIEAISTEEVSKIMKYAYSRKIPVTPRGSGTGLCGGAVAIYGGILLSLSRMNKILEFDENNLTVTVEPGVLLMDLAKAALDKDLLYPPDPGEKSATIGGNVMTNAGGMRAIKYGVTRDYVMGMEVVLPDGEIIEVGGKIAKNSSGYSLKNLFIGSEGTLGIVTKLLLSLLPVPKKTISLLVPFKDLESCINTVPKIIKSKVIPTAIEFMEKEVIEAAEMYLGRKFPDKSAEAYLILSFDGSSKEYIESIYDDVAKICLDEGAVDVFISDTEERQESIWVPRGAFLEAIKSSTPDMDECDVVVPRDRITEFVKFIKILEKEHEIRIRSFGHAGDGNIHVYVCKDDLSDEVWQQKLETVMNAMYKKASELGGQVSGEHGIGHAKKQFLVESVGKRQIELMRSIKNAFDPLHILNPGKVI from the coding sequence ATGCAATATAATAAGGTAACAGAATCTGACATTAACTATTTCAAAAGCATATGTTCGCCTGACAGGGTTTTTTCAGGAGAAGAAATAAATGATGATTACAGTCACGACGAAATGGCCATATATGGAAAATTCATGCCCGAAGTGGTTATAGAAGCTATTAGCACAGAAGAAGTTTCAAAGATTATGAAATATGCATATAGCAGGAAAATTCCCGTAACTCCAAGAGGTTCCGGAACCGGTCTTTGCGGCGGCGCTGTTGCAATATATGGAGGAATTCTTTTATCCTTGTCCAGAATGAATAAAATCCTTGAATTTGATGAAAACAATTTGACTGTAACTGTTGAACCCGGAGTTCTACTAATGGATCTCGCTAAAGCAGCTTTAGATAAAGACCTGCTCTATCCTCCAGATCCCGGTGAGAAATCGGCCACAATAGGTGGAAATGTAATGACCAATGCAGGAGGGATGAGGGCAATTAAATATGGCGTAACCCGGGATTATGTGATGGGTATGGAAGTGGTGCTCCCTGACGGTGAAATAATTGAAGTGGGAGGCAAAATTGCCAAGAACAGCTCGGGCTACAGCCTTAAGAACTTATTCATTGGCTCGGAAGGTACCCTTGGGATTGTAACAAAGCTGCTGTTAAGTCTTTTACCGGTTCCCAAGAAAACGATAAGTTTATTGGTTCCTTTTAAAGATCTTGAATCATGTATTAATACGGTTCCAAAAATAATTAAATCCAAAGTTATTCCAACTGCCATTGAATTCATGGAAAAAGAAGTTATTGAAGCAGCAGAAATGTATTTAGGAAGAAAATTCCCTGATAAATCCGCAGAAGCTTATCTTATTCTTTCATTTGACGGCAGTTCAAAGGAATACATCGAGAGTATTTATGATGATGTAGCAAAAATATGCCTTGATGAAGGAGCTGTTGATGTCTTTATTTCAGATACCGAAGAACGCCAGGAGTCCATATGGGTTCCAAGAGGAGCATTCCTTGAAGCAATAAAAAGCTCTACACCTGACATGGACGAGTGCGATGTTGTAGTCCCCAGAGACAGAATTACTGAATTTGTCAAATTCATCAAGATTCTTGAAAAAGAACATGAAATAAGAATCAGAAGCTTTGGACATGCAGGAGACGGTAATATACATGTTTATGTCTGCAAGGATGATCTTTCAGATGAAGTCTGGCAACAAAAACTTGAAACAGTAATGAATGCTATGTACAAAAAAGCATCAGAATTAGGCGGACAGGTTTCAGGTGAGCATGGAATAGGTCACGCTAAAAAGCAATTCCTTGTTGAGTCCGTGGGAAAAAGGCAGATAGAGTTAATGCGTTCAATAAAGAATGCCTTTGATCCGTTGCATATCTTAAATCCAGGGAAAGTGATTTAG
- a CDS encoding electron transfer flavoprotein subunit alpha encodes MKKLVIYHEKCSLCNKCVQACPFNAIELKNNRIEINSACKMCRICIKNCPEKAISLVESQRTMVDKNQWKGILVYVEHFNGDIHPVTLELIGKAKELAAKLGHSISCVFIGDNIHSKAKELLNYGVDKVYVYQHEELKHYRADVYANAFEDCILKAKPSIVLVGATLVGRSLAPRVSVRFRTGLTADCTSLEVRDNTDLVQIRPAFGGNIMAQIITPYTRPQFATVRYKIMNRAECVPGYKGTIEICSISPSQLESRIKVLDTVPKEKLPSISDADVLVAGGRGLKNKKDLDMLGELASLLGGQVAVTRPLVEAGWAHYTQQIGLSGRTVKPKLIITCGISGAIQFTACMSGSDHIFAINIDKNAQIFKVAHYGIVGDLYQIVPELINRIKKGDESLCNIIR; translated from the coding sequence ATGAAGAAGTTGGTAATATATCATGAAAAATGCAGTTTATGCAACAAGTGTGTGCAGGCCTGTCCCTTTAATGCAATAGAACTAAAAAACAACCGCATTGAAATAAATTCTGCCTGCAAAATGTGTAGAATTTGTATAAAGAATTGTCCTGAAAAGGCAATCTCACTTGTTGAAAGTCAGAGAACCATGGTTGATAAGAACCAATGGAAGGGAATACTAGTCTATGTTGAGCACTTTAACGGAGACATCCATCCAGTTACACTTGAATTAATCGGAAAAGCAAAAGAACTGGCAGCAAAACTCGGGCATAGTATTTCCTGTGTATTCATTGGAGACAATATCCACAGCAAAGCCAAAGAACTGCTCAACTACGGAGTAGATAAGGTATATGTATACCAACATGAAGAACTTAAACATTATAGAGCCGATGTATATGCCAATGCTTTTGAAGATTGCATACTAAAGGCAAAACCCTCCATAGTACTTGTGGGAGCCACCCTTGTGGGCAGATCATTGGCACCCAGGGTTTCTGTCAGATTCAGAACCGGATTAACCGCCGACTGTACTTCTCTGGAAGTAAGGGATAATACAGATCTTGTGCAAATACGTCCTGCCTTTGGCGGAAATATTATGGCACAAATTATAACTCCCTATACAAGGCCTCAATTTGCAACGGTCAGGTACAAAATCATGAACAGAGCCGAATGTGTGCCTGGTTACAAGGGGACAATAGAAATTTGCAGCATCTCCCCTTCTCAACTTGAGTCAAGAATAAAAGTGCTGGATACTGTTCCAAAAGAAAAACTCCCTTCAATATCAGATGCAGATGTGCTGGTGGCTGGAGGAAGAGGTCTGAAAAACAAAAAAGATCTGGACATGCTGGGGGAGCTTGCAAGTCTATTAGGTGGGCAGGTAGCTGTTACAAGGCCTCTGGTAGAAGCAGGCTGGGCTCATTATACCCAGCAGATTGGGCTTTCCGGAAGAACTGTCAAGCCCAAACTTATAATAACCTGCGGTATATCAGGAGCTATCCAGTTTACCGCCTGTATGAGCGGTTCCGACCATATTTTTGCAATTAATATTGATAAAAATGCACAGATATTTAAGGTTGCCCACTACGGCATAGTTGGTGATTTATATCAAATAGTCCCTGAGTTAATTAACAGAATAAAGAAGGGAGATGAATCTTTATGCAATATAATAAGGTAA
- a CDS encoding electron transfer flavoprotein subunit beta/FixA family protein — translation MNILVCIKQVPGTTKVEVDEKTGVLKRDGVESKMNTYDLYAIETALQIREKLQGKVTVLTMGPPQASEIIKEAYMMGVDEGFLLTDRKFAGADVLATSYALYQGIKAIGHFDLIICGKQTTDGDTAQVGPSLAELLQIPLVTWVTDIRYVDETKIILEQDMAESAVFLEVTYPCLITVEKDIMQPRLPSYKRKLQTAGKPVNILTFEDLSDKDETKYGLMGSATTVERIFPPPTDTEHVIWEGNAADLADKMAETLKKLRFI, via the coding sequence ATGAATATTCTTGTATGTATTAAACAGGTTCCAGGAACCACTAAGGTTGAGGTGGATGAAAAAACTGGTGTTTTAAAGCGTGATGGTGTTGAAAGTAAAATGAACACCTATGATTTGTACGCAATCGAGACTGCTCTTCAGATCAGGGAAAAACTCCAGGGTAAAGTAACAGTCCTAACTATGGGACCACCACAGGCATCGGAAATTATTAAGGAAGCCTATATGATGGGAGTAGATGAAGGATTTCTTCTCACTGACAGAAAATTTGCAGGTGCAGATGTTCTTGCCACTTCTTATGCTCTTTATCAGGGGATAAAAGCAATCGGCCATTTTGACCTTATTATATGCGGTAAACAAACCACTGATGGTGATACTGCCCAGGTAGGGCCTTCACTGGCTGAACTACTTCAGATTCCTCTTGTAACATGGGTAACAGACATAAGATATGTTGATGAAACGAAAATTATTTTGGAACAAGATATGGCGGAAAGCGCGGTATTTCTTGAAGTCACATATCCCTGCCTGATTACTGTTGAAAAAGATATTATGCAGCCAAGACTTCCTTCTTACAAAAGAAAACTTCAGACAGCCGGAAAACCTGTAAATATTCTGACTTTTGAAGATTTATCCGATAAGGATGAAACCAAATACGGCCTTATGGGGTCAGCCACCACTGTAGAAAGAATATTCCCTCCTCCTACAGATACAGAGCATGTTATATGGGAAGGAAATGCCGCTGACCTGGCGGATAAAATGGCTGAAACCTTAAAGAAGCTAAGATTTATTTAA
- a CDS encoding FadR family transcriptional regulator: protein MNINPISMKKIYQSIIEQIVLLVKEGKLKAGDKLPPERTLAEMFNVSRASIREAFSAMEIIGLIEVRPGEGTFISDLNIAPFINAIAPLFVKNESMETDLLEFRTLLEVNAVKIAANNAKNSDLELLKKSLELMESALEKNDPVLGAKADIEFHKAIFLISGNYILLKASECMTYILESSIRFNREKILYNRENTKMLLNQHIQIYEAIKNNNPDLACDIMEKHLNLVRKIM from the coding sequence ATGAATATAAATCCTATAAGCATGAAAAAAATATATCAATCAATAATAGAGCAAATAGTCCTGCTGGTAAAGGAAGGTAAGCTTAAGGCAGGAGATAAGCTTCCTCCTGAAAGAACACTTGCGGAAATGTTCAATGTAAGCAGGGCATCAATCCGGGAAGCTTTCAGTGCAATGGAAATAATTGGACTTATTGAAGTCCGGCCAGGAGAAGGTACATTCATATCAGATCTTAATATAGCTCCTTTTATTAATGCTATAGCACCCTTATTTGTAAAAAACGAAAGTATGGAAACTGACCTTCTTGAATTCAGAACTCTGTTAGAGGTTAATGCAGTTAAGATTGCAGCAAATAATGCCAAGAATTCTGATTTAGAACTATTAAAAAAATCACTGGAGTTAATGGAAAGTGCTCTGGAAAAGAACGACCCCGTTCTAGGTGCGAAAGCTGATATTGAATTTCATAAGGCCATATTCCTGATAAGTGGTAATTATATTCTTTTGAAAGCTTCTGAATGCATGACCTATATACTCGAAAGTTCTATAAGATTTAACAGGGAAAAGATACTGTACAACAGAGAAAATACAAAAATGCTTCTAAACCAGCATATCCAGATATATGAAGCTATAAAAAACAATAATCCGGATCTTGCTTGTGATATTATGGAAAAACATTTAAATCTTGTAAGAAAGATAATGTAA
- a CDS encoding RluA family pseudouridine synthase yields MRSIIVSDKQNNMKLTKVIKESFPNMPVSALYKALRKKDIKIDGIRVKEDCIVYSGNKIDIYIIDEILMGAPIENSGKPRINFTVVYEDRNILIVNKEQGVPVHPDRKQAENTLIDQVKQYLIDKGEYYPRNVNSFPPSLCHRLDRNTGGLVIIAKNRESLKIMLDKIKKEEIKKYYLCLVKGQLEKKQGELKAYLMKDQNKSRVFISEEKKPGYQEIITRYKILSYEPQNDVSKLEVELVTGRTHQIRAHLAHIGHPIIGDGKYGTNDINRMYKVKYQALWAYKLYFDFKGRGMLDYLKGKKFEIQPDIGI; encoded by the coding sequence ATGCGTTCAATTATTGTAAGCGATAAACAAAATAATATGAAATTAACCAAAGTTATAAAGGAAAGTTTTCCTAATATGCCTGTAAGTGCATTATATAAAGCTTTACGCAAGAAAGATATTAAAATAGACGGCATAAGGGTTAAAGAAGATTGTATTGTATACTCAGGAAATAAAATTGATATCTATATTATTGATGAAATATTGATGGGTGCACCCATAGAAAACAGCGGCAAACCAAGGATAAACTTCACAGTTGTTTATGAAGACAGAAATATTTTAATTGTTAATAAGGAGCAAGGAGTACCCGTACACCCCGACAGGAAACAAGCAGAAAATACATTGATTGATCAGGTCAAACAATACCTCATAGATAAAGGAGAATACTATCCGCGAAATGTTAATTCCTTCCCACCTTCCCTGTGCCACAGACTGGACAGGAATACCGGAGGGCTGGTTATTATTGCAAAAAACAGGGAAAGTTTAAAAATCATGCTGGATAAAATAAAGAAAGAGGAAATAAAAAAATACTATTTATGCCTTGTAAAGGGACAACTGGAGAAAAAACAGGGAGAGTTAAAAGCCTATCTTATGAAAGATCAAAATAAAAGCAGGGTTTTTATAAGTGAAGAAAAAAAACCTGGATATCAGGAAATTATTACAAGGTATAAAATTCTTTCCTATGAACCCCAGAATGATGTCAGTAAGCTGGAAGTTGAACTGGTTACAGGCCGAACCCATCAGATAAGAGCCCACTTGGCCCATATAGGCCATCCAATCATAGGAGATGGAAAATATGGCACAAACGACATTAATCGTATGTACAAAGTTAAATATCAGGCTCTCTGGGCCTACAAACTTTATTTTGATTTTAAAGGCAGAGGCATGCTGGATTATCTAAAGGGTAAAAAATTCGAGATACAGCCGGATATAGGTATATAA